A window from Lampris incognitus isolate fLamInc1 chromosome 5, fLamInc1.hap2, whole genome shotgun sequence encodes these proteins:
- the inab gene encoding internexin neuronal intermediate filament protein, alpha b, with protein MNYGSDLFSSSSYRKIFGESPRYSSSPSRTMTGMSSRSGYRSHSLSRSNISSLGSFNKRSGRTFSPMPLENFDLTQSSVLNNEFKIIRTNEKEQMQGLNDRFAMFIEKVRNLEQQNKVLETELVTLRQRQTEPSRLAELYQQEIRELRSQLEEVNGEKSQMMIERDNIDDDLQKLRGKYDEEFRAREEAEATLKAFKKDVDDATMVRLDLEKKVESLLDEIQFLRKVHEEEVVELMDMIQAAQVSVEMEVSKPDLTSALKEIRGQYESMASKNLQSAEEWYKSKFADLTEQAGRSNEAMRASREELNEFRRQLQSKTIEIESLRGTNESLERQIREMEDRHNVEIGSYQDNMAQLENELRTTKSEMARHLREYQDLLNVKMALDIEIAAYRKLLEGEETRISTGIAYPSPNISSSGGQSYSYQTRIYTGTGKGSKKEGKDEELQPQSKSGVKVSQREMYEETVVTNKKMEKQQEPSDIPTNQKN; from the exons ATGAACTACGGATCTGACCTCTTTTCATCTTCCTCCTACCGTAAGATTTTCGGGGAGTCTCCCCGTTACTCATCCTCCCCATCACGCACGATGACCGGCATGTCGTCCCGCAGCGGTTACCGGTCCCACTCCCTATCCCGGAGCAACATCTCATCTCTGGGCTCGTTCAACAAGAGGTCCGGGCGCACCTTCTCTCCCATGCCTCTGGAAAACTTCGATCTGACGCAGAGCAGCGTCCTCAACAACGAATTCAAGATCATCCGCACCAATGAGAAGGAGCAAATGCAGGGTCTCAATGACCGCTTTGCGATGTTCATCGAGAAAGTGCGTAACCTGGAGCAGCAGAACAAGGTGCTGGAAACGGAACTGGTCACTCTGCGCCAGCGGCAGACGGAGCCCTCCCGCCTGGCCGAGCTCTATCAGCAGGAGATCCGCGAACTCCGTTCCCAGCTGGAGGAGGTCAACGGAGAGAAGTCGCAGATGATGATCGAACGCGACAACATCGATGACGACCTGCAGAAGCTCAGGGGCAAATACGATGAGGAGTTCCGTGCTCGGGAGGAGGCGGAGGCCACCCTGAAAGCGTTCAAGAAGGACGTGGACGACGCCACCATGGTGCGCTTGGACTTGGAGAAGAAGGTGGAATCCCTCCTGGATGAGATCCAGTTCTTGCGGAAGGTACACGAGGAAGAGGTGGTCGAGCTGATGGACATGATCCAGGCCGCCCAGGTGTCGGTGGAGATGGAGGTGTCCAAGCCAGATCTCACTTCTGCCCTCAAAGAGATCCGAGGTCAATACGAGTCCATGGCATCCAAGAACCTGCAGTCGGCCGAGGAGTGGTACAAGTCCAAGTTCGCAGATCTGACCGAGCAAGCCGGTCGTAGCAATGAGGCCATGCGGGCCAGCCGGGAGGAGCTCAACGAGTTCAGGAGGCAGCTGCAGTCCAAGACGATTGAAATCGAGAGTCTGAGAGGAACCAACGAGTCCCTGGAGAGGCAAATccgggagatggaggacaggcaCAATGTGGAGATTGGAAGCTACCAG GACAACATGGCGCAGCTGGAGAACGAGCTGAGGACCACCAAGAGTGAGATGGCCCGTCACCTGAGGGAGTATCAAGATCTCCTGAACGTAAAGATGGCGCTGGACATCGAAATTGCGGCTTACAG GAAACTGCTGGAAGGGGAGGAGACTCGCATCAGCACAGGGATTGCCTACCCTAGCCCCAACATAAGCTCCAGTGGTGGGCAGAGCTATAGCTACCAGACCCGTATCTATACCGGCACTGGAAAGGGCTCCAAGAAGGAGGGCAAAGATGAGGAGCTGCAGCCACAGAGTAAGTCTGGAGTCAAGGTCTCCCAGCGTGAGATGTACGAGGAGACAGTGGTCACCAACAAGAAGATGGAGAAGCAGCAAGAGCCCAGTGATATCCCTACCAACCAGAAAAACTAA